In the genome of Flaviflexus ciconiae, one region contains:
- a CDS encoding OsmC family protein, with translation MKAVRTGVREWIATNDRGAIVKIGDPEAPEVFSPGELLQLAGATCVGLSMDHRLTYELGDDVHVVLDVEPERMEEENRYSAIKTVFSLDLSGLSEDELVALKKKVDGAVERNCTVGRTLEASAENTYEFRDTSNSSA, from the coding sequence ATGAAAGCCGTGCGGACAGGGGTCCGCGAATGGATAGCAACGAACGACCGCGGCGCGATCGTTAAGATCGGTGACCCCGAAGCACCGGAGGTCTTCTCCCCCGGAGAACTCCTCCAGCTCGCAGGTGCTACCTGTGTTGGTCTCTCAATGGATCACCGGCTCACCTACGAACTCGGAGACGACGTCCACGTCGTGCTCGATGTCGAACCGGAACGCATGGAAGAAGAGAACCGCTACTCGGCTATCAAAACCGTCTTCTCCCTCGACCTGTCGGGCCTCAGCGAGGACGAACTCGTTGCCTTAAAGAAGAAGGTTGACGGAGCGGTCGAACGCAACTGCACCGTGGGACGCACCCTCGAAGCGTCCGCCGAGAACACCTACGAATTCAGGGACACGAGCAACTCTTCCGCGTAA
- a CDS encoding DUF2505 domain-containing protein, which translates to MHLERTISFSADLVSVQRVLISEELARARTEAGDLDAPQHTVTNAETAPQAVTVVTVPAAKLPDKFRRLINRDVIATITQTWDGTGPDVARADFTVDVGSLPVTVSLTQTLTANGDSTSCTYSGEVKVNMPFVGAKIEKIAASKIDGILEGDQKLVNAILAS; encoded by the coding sequence ATGCATCTCGAACGGACCATCTCATTTTCCGCCGATCTCGTATCCGTTCAAAGGGTGCTGATCTCCGAAGAACTCGCCCGCGCGCGCACCGAAGCAGGCGACCTTGACGCACCCCAGCACACCGTAACGAACGCAGAAACTGCGCCACAGGCAGTCACGGTTGTCACGGTCCCCGCCGCGAAGCTTCCCGATAAGTTCCGCCGCCTGATCAACCGCGATGTCATCGCAACGATCACCCAGACCTGGGACGGCACGGGCCCGGACGTTGCGAGGGCCGACTTCACGGTCGACGTAGGATCCCTCCCCGTCACGGTCTCCCTCACCCAGACGCTGACCGCCAACGGCGATTCCACCTCCTGCACGTACTCTGGCGAAGTGAAGGTCAACATGCCTTTTGTCGGTGCCAAGATCGAGAAGATCGCCGCCTCGAAGATCGATGGCATTCTCGAGGGTGACCAGAAGCTCGTCAACGCCATCCTGGCATCATGA
- a CDS encoding SOS response-associated peptidase gives MCGRYATFTRLDEQPGLFDLDVITEDVAARPQNWNVAPTTGVPIIVERYDDGLSREAHLAHWGLLPPWAKDKSFSAKMINARSETVAEKKSFAPSLKKRRCIVPADGYYEWKKVGSAKQPYYISRTDGQPLAFAGLYSWWKDGDAWLLSTTIITKAAEQLADIHERVPVILDQEDFSDWLDPQEENPDAALEIISHPNPDLNAIPVRKDVGKVGVNSPENIVEIPAEDVIG, from the coding sequence ATGTGCGGACGCTATGCAACCTTTACTCGTCTTGATGAGCAGCCCGGCCTATTTGACCTCGATGTCATCACCGAGGACGTGGCGGCACGCCCGCAGAACTGGAATGTTGCCCCAACAACCGGTGTGCCGATCATTGTTGAACGGTACGACGACGGACTATCACGGGAAGCTCACCTGGCACACTGGGGTCTGCTCCCGCCGTGGGCGAAAGATAAGTCGTTCTCCGCGAAGATGATTAATGCGCGAAGCGAGACGGTTGCGGAGAAGAAGTCGTTCGCACCATCGCTGAAGAAACGTCGTTGCATTGTTCCGGCCGATGGCTATTACGAGTGGAAGAAGGTGGGGAGCGCAAAGCAGCCCTACTACATCTCGCGTACCGACGGTCAGCCCCTTGCCTTCGCTGGCCTCTACTCGTGGTGGAAGGACGGCGACGCCTGGCTGTTGTCAACAACAATCATCACGAAGGCCGCCGAACAACTGGCCGATATTCATGAACGCGTCCCGGTCATCCTTGACCAGGAGGACTTTTCAGACTGGCTCGATCCTCAGGAGGAAAACCCCGACGCGGCCCTCGAGATCATTTCCCACCCGAACCCCGATCTCAACGCCATTCCCGTCCGCAAGGACGTCGGCAAGGTCGGTGTGAACAGCCCCGAGAACATCGTCGAGATCCCAGCCGAGGACGTTATCGGCTAG
- a CDS encoding sensor histidine kinase: MINQAGTLDAEGVEHIHHLVGDWHPLADISFSDLFIALHTKDDTFLIASHCRPATAGTIEGEDVVGDSVSDSIERAVRKSFETGEILRTGVDHLRFTMVPIRVPSGKTIGVLVVVADDRTDRMPDAVQKNYHEIVESLLHMVSRGDFPADAAPSSFRHGTPRASDGLIHMDAEGVVLYASPNALSAFHRLGVRGRLPGKVLAEQVTDIMEYSSNVDEMLPVVILGRGTWATEIESRGVVLSLRAIQLKKNGMRAGAVLMCRDVTEIRRSERELMTKDAMIREINHRVKNNLQTVSALLRLQARRASDPGAKQNLEDAQRRIYTISMVHEALAATGADKVEFDETFARLMRLAAGVATTGQHVSTRFEGSFGKVHAEEATSLAVVLNEVITNAVEHGFKGRDGSIVVTADRQGDQLDVQIIDDGVGIKDGERGSGLGTQIVETMIQSDLLGDISWNPRPEGGTTVKIHAQMRRRD, translated from the coding sequence ATGATAAATCAGGCAGGTACCCTCGACGCTGAGGGTGTCGAGCATATCCACCACCTCGTCGGTGACTGGCATCCGCTTGCCGATATTTCCTTCTCAGACCTCTTCATCGCGCTTCACACGAAGGACGACACGTTCCTCATAGCCTCGCATTGTCGGCCAGCCACGGCCGGGACCATCGAGGGTGAAGACGTCGTGGGCGATAGTGTTTCCGACAGCATCGAGCGTGCCGTCCGCAAGTCCTTCGAGACCGGCGAGATCCTCAGAACGGGTGTGGATCACCTGCGTTTCACGATGGTCCCGATTCGCGTGCCGTCCGGGAAGACTATCGGTGTCCTGGTAGTCGTCGCCGATGATCGGACGGATAGGATGCCGGACGCGGTGCAGAAGAACTACCACGAGATCGTGGAAAGCCTGCTCCACATGGTGTCCCGCGGGGACTTCCCGGCGGATGCTGCACCGTCTTCGTTCCGACATGGAACGCCGCGCGCCTCCGACGGCCTTATCCACATGGATGCGGAGGGAGTCGTTCTCTATGCCTCCCCGAATGCTCTGTCAGCATTCCACCGGCTCGGTGTGCGGGGCAGGCTCCCCGGGAAGGTACTGGCCGAGCAGGTCACCGACATCATGGAGTACAGCTCCAATGTTGATGAGATGCTTCCCGTCGTCATCCTCGGCAGAGGTACCTGGGCAACCGAAATCGAATCGCGGGGAGTTGTTCTTTCCCTGCGCGCCATCCAACTCAAAAAGAACGGTATGAGGGCAGGGGCTGTCCTCATGTGCCGTGATGTGACGGAGATCAGGCGCTCTGAACGCGAGCTCATGACGAAGGATGCGATGATCCGGGAGATCAACCACCGGGTTAAGAACAATCTGCAAACCGTCTCGGCCCTGCTACGGCTACAGGCGCGACGAGCATCGGATCCCGGTGCAAAGCAGAACCTTGAGGATGCTCAACGCAGGATCTATACCATCTCCATGGTCCACGAAGCACTCGCCGCCACGGGTGCCGACAAGGTCGAATTCGATGAAACCTTTGCCCGCCTTATGAGGCTCGCGGCCGGCGTGGCCACAACCGGCCAGCACGTCAGCACCCGGTTCGAAGGATCCTTCGGAAAAGTTCATGCCGAAGAAGCAACTTCGCTTGCCGTCGTTCTCAACGAGGTCATCACGAATGCCGTCGAGCACGGCTTCAAGGGGCGGGACGGCTCCATTGTCGTCACCGCCGACCGCCAAGGGGACCAGCTCGATGTGCAAATCATCGATGACGGTGTTGGTATCAAGGACGGTGAACGCGGCAGTGGCCTGGGTACCCAGATCGTTGAAACAATGATCCAGTCCGACCTGCTTGGGGATATCTCGTGGAATCCCAGGCCTGAGGGGGGCACGACCGTCAAGATCCACGCCCAAATGCGTCGTCGCGACTAG
- the gatA gene encoding Asp-tRNA(Asn)/Glu-tRNA(Gln) amidotransferase subunit GatA, whose product MSELLTKTALQLADMMAAGEITSVELTRASLDRIKAHNPTINAFLHVDEEGALATAREVDEKRAAGENLGRLAGIPIAIKDNLVIRGMPTTCGSKMLEGWLPPYDATVITKIKNAGMPIVGKTNMDEFAMGSSTEFSAYGSTKNPWDTERIPGGSGGGSAAAVSAFMVPLALGSDTGGSIRQPGSVTGTVGVKPTYGAVSRYGLIAMASSLDQVGPVARTVADAAALQEVISGHDELDSTSLDVEVPAFEDIVAQVGADRVKGLKIGIVEQLSADGFEPGVEAEFEATVKRLEDAGAEVVNVSLPSFEYALSAYYLIMPAEVSSNMARFDGMRFGLRAEPETGPVTAERVMAESRGQGFGAEVKRRIILGTHVLSSGNYDAYYGAAQKVRTLVQRDLDEAFSKVDVLVTPTAPTTAFKFGEKIDDPMAMYLNDLATIPANLAGTPGLSVPCGLSEGMPVGFQILAPAYRDDLMYEVAAAVEASAGEIAGSCPAKEWENN is encoded by the coding sequence ATGAGTGAACTGCTGACAAAGACGGCTCTTCAACTTGCCGACATGATGGCGGCTGGAGAAATCACCTCTGTTGAACTGACCAGGGCCAGCCTGGACCGGATCAAGGCGCACAACCCGACGATTAATGCGTTCCTGCACGTCGACGAAGAAGGTGCTCTCGCAACGGCCCGCGAGGTCGACGAAAAGCGCGCGGCGGGGGAGAATCTGGGACGCCTTGCCGGCATTCCCATCGCCATCAAGGACAACCTCGTTATCCGCGGCATGCCAACCACGTGCGGTTCAAAGATGCTGGAAGGCTGGCTGCCTCCCTACGACGCCACCGTGATTACGAAGATCAAGAACGCCGGCATGCCGATCGTCGGCAAGACGAACATGGATGAATTCGCGATGGGTTCGTCCACCGAGTTCTCCGCCTACGGCTCCACGAAGAACCCGTGGGACACGGAGAGGATCCCAGGTGGCTCCGGTGGCGGTAGCGCCGCGGCCGTCTCCGCGTTCATGGTTCCCCTCGCCCTCGGTTCGGACACCGGTGGCTCGATTCGTCAGCCCGGTTCCGTCACCGGAACGGTTGGCGTGAAGCCCACCTACGGGGCCGTCTCCCGCTACGGCCTCATCGCCATGGCTTCATCGCTGGATCAGGTTGGGCCCGTTGCTCGCACGGTTGCCGATGCTGCCGCACTGCAGGAGGTTATCTCGGGGCACGACGAACTTGACTCGACGTCACTCGATGTCGAGGTTCCCGCCTTTGAAGACATTGTTGCCCAGGTGGGCGCGGACAGGGTCAAGGGCCTGAAGATCGGCATCGTCGAGCAGCTTTCGGCAGATGGCTTCGAGCCCGGCGTTGAGGCGGAATTTGAAGCGACTGTTAAGCGGCTTGAGGATGCCGGCGCGGAGGTCGTTAACGTCTCCCTGCCCTCGTTCGAGTACGCGCTGTCCGCCTACTACTTGATCATGCCGGCGGAGGTCTCCTCCAACATGGCACGCTTCGATGGCATGAGGTTCGGGCTTCGGGCGGAGCCCGAGACCGGTCCGGTCACCGCCGAGCGCGTCATGGCAGAAAGCCGTGGCCAGGGATTTGGTGCTGAGGTCAAGCGCCGCATTATTCTCGGCACACACGTGCTGTCGTCCGGTAACTACGACGCCTACTACGGTGCGGCCCAGAAGGTTCGCACCCTTGTCCAGCGGGATCTCGATGAAGCATTCTCGAAGGTCGACGTTCTCGTGACCCCGACCGCGCCGACCACGGCGTTCAAGTTCGGCGAGAAGATCGATGACCCGATGGCGATGTACCTTAACGACCTGGCAACAATCCCCGCGAACCTTGCGGGTACACCCGGTCTGTCTGTTCCGTGCGGGCTTTCCGAAGGAATGCCTGTTGGCTTCCAGATCCTGGCCCCGGCCTACCGGGATGATCTGATGTACGAAGTTGCCGCTGCCGTTGAAGCCAGCGCCGGTGAGATTGCGGGCTCGTGCCCCGCGAAGGAGTGGGAGAACAACTGA
- the ligA gene encoding NAD-dependent DNA ligase LigA yields the protein MKDFSEAAERWNELADILRPAQTAYYKDQMGESPLSDAEYDKLIREMRGIEELYPQLNTQDSPTRVVGAVIDEGDRGEEGADSPATFSPVVHRERMYSLEDAFDRDEVKAWFQRVSREEGMATSDVEVVCEAKIDGLAVNLRYENGRLVQAATRGDGTTGEDVTANVATISVVPQELTGEGYPDLIEIRGEIFIPLEDFAVFNRRLEEEGLRTFANPRNAAAGSLRQKDPAVSASRPLSFIAHGIGAVEGSTTPVENQLEVYERMAGWGIPVSPYTRAVTGLDAALGFIDDLGTRRGDLIHGMDGAVIKVASRAMQRELGYTSRVPRWALAYKYPPEEVHTKLLEIGVQVGRTGRATPYAIMEPVLVDGSTVSQATLHNPSEVARKGVLVGDTVVLRKAGDIIPEVVGPVYQLRTGDEKEWVMPAECPACGSVLAPSKEGEADWRCPNAKSCPAQLTERLAHVGSRGALDIEALGDETALMLTNPDARREAAIASLIAGHNLTIDGRKVSLSSRVAKDAIAEFGEPTPGQIHPGILEALGIPKEQNPVLEKEAGLFDLTAEDLKNVFVWSEHRVKGEFLGDYRYARAAWTKPTVDREGNVKKKSVPSKTTETLMREIDTAKSKDLWRKIVALSIRHVGPTAARTLASRFGSLDAIAEASSEELATVDGVGQTIAESIRDWFEVDWHREIVESWRAAGVVWEDAAAEELPQTLAGLTIVATGSLENYTRDSVKEAIIARGGKASSSVSKNTSYVVVGESAGSKATKAEELGLRILDEDEFTALLAGGPEALAE from the coding sequence ATGAAAGACTTCTCCGAAGCCGCTGAGCGCTGGAACGAACTGGCTGACATCCTCCGGCCCGCACAGACCGCCTACTACAAAGACCAGATGGGCGAATCGCCGCTGTCGGATGCCGAATACGACAAGCTCATTCGGGAAATGAGGGGGATTGAGGAACTCTATCCTCAGCTCAACACCCAGGATTCACCCACCCGCGTTGTCGGTGCGGTTATTGACGAAGGAGATCGCGGAGAAGAAGGCGCCGATTCCCCGGCAACATTCTCACCCGTCGTACATCGGGAACGCATGTACTCGCTCGAGGACGCGTTCGACCGGGACGAAGTGAAAGCCTGGTTCCAGCGAGTCTCTCGGGAGGAAGGAATGGCGACCTCCGATGTTGAGGTTGTCTGCGAAGCCAAGATCGACGGACTCGCTGTGAATCTCCGGTACGAGAACGGCCGGCTCGTTCAGGCCGCTACCCGCGGGGATGGCACAACCGGTGAGGATGTTACCGCGAACGTCGCCACGATTTCCGTGGTTCCCCAGGAATTGACCGGTGAGGGATATCCGGACCTTATTGAAATCCGCGGGGAAATCTTCATTCCGCTCGAAGACTTTGCGGTGTTCAATCGGAGGCTGGAAGAAGAAGGCCTGCGAACATTCGCAAATCCGCGCAATGCTGCGGCGGGTTCCCTCCGCCAAAAGGATCCGGCGGTCTCCGCGTCGCGCCCACTGTCTTTCATCGCCCACGGCATCGGTGCTGTGGAAGGCTCCACCACTCCGGTAGAGAACCAGCTTGAAGTGTACGAGCGGATGGCAGGGTGGGGTATCCCGGTATCTCCCTACACGCGGGCGGTCACGGGCCTCGATGCTGCCCTTGGTTTTATTGACGATCTGGGAACCAGACGCGGTGATCTCATCCACGGCATGGACGGTGCCGTTATCAAGGTTGCCAGCCGTGCCATGCAGCGCGAACTCGGCTACACGTCCCGCGTGCCCCGATGGGCGCTTGCCTACAAGTACCCGCCCGAAGAGGTGCACACGAAGCTTCTTGAAATCGGTGTTCAGGTGGGCCGCACCGGCCGCGCTACTCCTTACGCCATCATGGAGCCGGTCCTGGTCGACGGCTCGACCGTCTCCCAGGCAACCCTCCACAATCCTTCCGAGGTTGCTCGCAAGGGCGTCCTGGTCGGTGACACCGTTGTCCTTCGCAAGGCGGGTGACATCATCCCCGAGGTTGTCGGCCCCGTTTATCAGCTCCGCACTGGAGACGAAAAAGAATGGGTTATGCCGGCCGAGTGCCCGGCCTGCGGCTCGGTGCTGGCGCCAAGCAAGGAAGGGGAGGCCGACTGGCGTTGCCCGAACGCAAAGTCGTGCCCTGCCCAGCTCACCGAGAGACTTGCTCATGTTGGCTCCCGCGGTGCCCTTGATATCGAGGCGCTCGGTGACGAAACAGCTCTTATGCTGACCAATCCCGATGCTCGCAGGGAAGCCGCAATTGCCTCCCTGATTGCCGGCCACAACCTGACAATTGATGGCAGAAAAGTTTCGCTTTCCTCCAGAGTTGCGAAGGACGCGATTGCCGAGTTCGGTGAACCTACCCCCGGGCAAATCCATCCGGGAATACTCGAAGCGTTGGGGATCCCGAAAGAGCAGAACCCGGTACTTGAAAAGGAAGCGGGCCTGTTCGACCTGACGGCGGAGGACCTGAAGAACGTCTTCGTGTGGAGTGAGCACCGCGTCAAGGGAGAATTCCTTGGGGACTACCGCTACGCACGTGCCGCCTGGACAAAGCCGACCGTTGATAGGGAAGGCAACGTCAAGAAGAAATCGGTTCCTTCGAAGACAACCGAGACTCTCATGCGGGAAATTGACACGGCAAAGTCGAAGGACCTATGGCGCAAGATTGTCGCCCTGTCCATTCGGCACGTGGGCCCGACGGCGGCGCGGACCCTTGCTTCACGCTTCGGTTCCCTCGATGCGATAGCCGAAGCAAGCTCGGAAGAACTTGCAACTGTCGATGGCGTTGGCCAGACAATCGCCGAATCAATTCGCGACTGGTTCGAGGTCGACTGGCACCGCGAGATCGTCGAGTCGTGGCGAGCCGCTGGTGTGGTGTGGGAAGACGCGGCCGCTGAAGAGTTGCCCCAAACACTGGCGGGTCTCACGATCGTGGCCACCGGATCCCTGGAGAATTACACGCGGGATTCCGTGAAGGAAGCAATTATTGCACGCGGTGGTAAGGCCTCCTCATCGGTCTCCAAAAACACCAGCTATGTCGTAGTTGGTGAGAGCGCGGGATCGAAAGCCACCAAGGCGGAAGAACTTGGACTGCGGATTCTCGATGAGGATGAGTTCACGGCACTGCTTGCCGGCGGGCCGGAGGCCCTAGCCGAGTAG
- a CDS encoding WhiB family transcriptional regulator, which translates to MDWRHRAACLTEDPELFFPIGNSGPALAQVEQAKAVCNRCEVRDTCLKWALETGQDAGVWGGMSEEERRSLKRRNARARRAS; encoded by the coding sequence ATGGATTGGCGCCACCGCGCGGCTTGCCTCACCGAGGACCCCGAGCTCTTCTTCCCGATTGGCAACTCGGGTCCAGCTCTCGCTCAGGTTGAGCAGGCCAAGGCCGTCTGCAACCGGTGCGAGGTGCGCGACACCTGCCTGAAGTGGGCTCTTGAAACCGGCCAGGATGCTGGTGTCTGGGGTGGCATGTCCGAAGAGGAGCGTCGCTCCCTCAAGCGTCGCAACGCCCGCGCTCGCCGCGCTTCCTAA
- a CDS encoding phospholipase D-like domain-containing protein → MKRFSMPSAERLWSGAKTALAVTVGLQITAVGIVTAIDERRKRREPPTGEFPHFKPKTSAVTSTEVTTYTFGHDLYDAMLEDINNATESVYFETYIWKADDIGKRFREAIINAAKRGVSTYVIVDVFGNLNQDPRFRHFPKIDHLHVLRFPFLHPGRFLGLIRHSGLDHRKLLIVDSKISYIGGYNIGQLYADHWRDTHIRLEGPQSWELENAFVDMWNSHRPRREKRLTDRGTTEWSSRLRAVQNLPSRLSYPIRSIYLDALDRAASHAWITMGYFIPDRDLQEALIAAAERGVDVRVLLPEYSNHIVADWVGRPSYAALLDAGVRIFLFQGAMVHSKTMTVDGKWSTVGTANIDALSMRGNYEINVELYSDSHASLMEKIFKLDLTNTRELTTKEWQSRPFLARVLERILRPLGIIL, encoded by the coding sequence ATGAAGAGATTCTCGATGCCGTCGGCCGAGCGCCTGTGGTCTGGCGCGAAGACGGCACTGGCCGTCACAGTGGGGCTTCAAATAACAGCTGTCGGCATTGTTACGGCAATCGATGAGCGCAGGAAACGCCGTGAACCTCCCACGGGCGAGTTTCCTCATTTCAAACCGAAGACCTCCGCGGTTACAAGCACCGAGGTGACAACCTATACGTTCGGGCACGACCTGTATGACGCGATGCTCGAAGACATTAATAATGCGACGGAGTCCGTCTACTTCGAGACCTATATCTGGAAGGCCGACGACATTGGCAAGCGGTTCCGTGAAGCCATCATCAACGCCGCCAAGCGAGGTGTTTCAACATACGTCATTGTTGACGTGTTCGGGAACCTCAATCAGGATCCCCGCTTCCGCCACTTCCCGAAAATAGACCACCTTCACGTGCTCCGCTTCCCGTTCCTGCACCCGGGTCGGTTCCTCGGCCTGATCCGCCACTCCGGGCTGGATCACCGCAAGCTCCTGATCGTTGACTCAAAGATCTCCTATATTGGCGGATACAACATCGGTCAGCTCTATGCCGATCACTGGCGTGATACTCACATCCGGCTCGAGGGCCCGCAGTCATGGGAGCTTGAGAACGCCTTTGTCGACATGTGGAACTCGCACCGTCCTCGGCGGGAGAAGCGCCTGACCGACAGGGGAACAACGGAGTGGAGCTCCCGACTGAGAGCAGTTCAGAACCTGCCCTCGAGGCTTTCCTACCCGATCCGTTCGATCTATCTGGACGCACTCGACCGCGCAGCGTCCCACGCGTGGATCACGATGGGTTACTTCATCCCTGACCGTGACCTTCAGGAAGCCCTGATCGCTGCCGCAGAGCGAGGCGTCGATGTCCGCGTTCTACTCCCGGAGTATTCAAACCACATTGTTGCTGACTGGGTGGGACGTCCCTCCTATGCGGCACTGCTCGATGCTGGGGTTCGTATCTTTCTCTTCCAGGGAGCCATGGTTCACTCCAAGACAATGACCGTGGACGGCAAGTGGTCAACGGTTGGTACGGCTAACATCGATGCACTGTCGATGCGCGGGAACTACGAGATCAACGTGGAGCTATATTCCGATTCCCACGCGAGCCTTATGGAAAAGATCTTCAAACTCGACCTAACAAATACCCGGGAACTCACGACCAAGGAATGGCAAAGCCGTCCGTTCCTCGCCCGAGTCCTCGAGCGTATCCTCCGTCCGCTCGGCATCATCCTTTAG
- the gatB gene encoding Asp-tRNA(Asn)/Glu-tRNA(Gln) amidotransferase subunit GatB, whose product MTELLEFSEVVERFDPVLGIEVHVELGTKTKMFDGAPNAFGDEPNTLVTPTSLGMPGSLPVVNRTAVEYAIKIGLALNCSIAEMCRFARKNYFYPDLTKNYQTSQSDEPIAFDGWVDVELEDGTVVRVDIERAHMEEDAGKNSHVGGSGRIQGAEYSLVDYNRAGVPLVEIVTRPIPNTGGRAPEVAAAYVRTLRDIFRALQVSEARMERGNVRADINLSLRDTPESPLGTRTETKNVNSFTAIEQAVTYEMRRQGKVLSDGGTITQETRHFHDEDGSTSSGREKSDADDYRYFPEPDLVPVAPSREWVEDIRQSLPELPNVKRRRLQAEWEISNLELRDLVNAQALDIVEATVKAGATPAAARKWWTGVIARYCNEQGIELDQAPVTPADVAELDGLVQSGKLNDKLARQALDGTLAGEGTPTEVVAKRGLEIVSDDSALEKAVDDAMAANPDVVEKIRGGKVQAAGALVGAVMKTTRGQADAGKVREIIMSRFE is encoded by the coding sequence ATGACTGAACTTCTTGAATTCTCCGAGGTCGTCGAGCGCTTCGACCCGGTCCTCGGCATTGAGGTCCACGTGGAGCTCGGCACGAAAACCAAGATGTTTGATGGTGCGCCGAACGCATTCGGCGACGAACCAAACACCCTCGTGACCCCCACGTCGCTGGGCATGCCGGGATCGCTCCCGGTCGTCAACCGCACGGCCGTTGAATACGCGATCAAAATAGGGCTCGCTCTCAATTGCTCCATTGCGGAGATGTGTCGCTTCGCCCGGAAGAACTACTTCTATCCGGACCTGACGAAGAACTATCAGACCTCCCAGTCCGATGAGCCTATCGCCTTCGACGGCTGGGTCGACGTCGAGCTCGAAGACGGAACCGTCGTTCGCGTCGACATCGAGCGCGCGCACATGGAAGAAGACGCTGGCAAGAACAGCCACGTCGGCGGATCCGGTCGCATCCAGGGAGCCGAGTACTCCCTCGTCGACTACAACCGTGCTGGCGTTCCCTTGGTCGAGATCGTCACCCGCCCCATCCCCAACACCGGGGGACGCGCCCCCGAGGTTGCGGCCGCATACGTTCGCACGTTGCGCGATATCTTCCGTGCGCTTCAGGTGTCTGAAGCAAGGATGGAGAGGGGTAACGTCCGCGCCGACATCAACCTCTCGCTTCGCGATACTCCCGAGTCGCCTCTCGGCACCCGTACCGAAACGAAGAACGTCAACTCCTTCACCGCTATCGAGCAGGCCGTGACGTACGAGATGAGGAGGCAGGGCAAGGTCCTGTCCGACGGCGGCACTATCACACAGGAAACCCGTCACTTCCACGACGAGGATGGCTCCACGTCCTCCGGTCGTGAGAAGTCGGATGCTGACGACTACCGTTACTTCCCAGAGCCGGACCTTGTTCCCGTCGCCCCCTCGAGGGAATGGGTAGAAGATATCCGCCAGTCCCTTCCAGAACTGCCGAACGTCAAGCGCCGCCGTCTTCAGGCGGAATGGGAGATCTCGAATCTCGAGCTACGCGACCTCGTTAATGCTCAGGCGCTCGACATTGTGGAAGCCACCGTCAAGGCAGGTGCAACGCCGGCAGCCGCCCGCAAGTGGTGGACCGGTGTCATCGCCCGCTACTGCAACGAGCAGGGAATCGAACTCGACCAGGCACCCGTCACGCCAGCAGATGTTGCCGAGCTCGACGGACTCGTTCAGTCCGGCAAGCTCAACGACAAGCTCGCCCGCCAGGCGCTTGACGGCACCCTGGCAGGAGAGGGAACACCCACCGAAGTTGTTGCCAAGCGTGGACTCGAAATCGTTTCCGACGATTCTGCCCTAGAAAAGGCAGTTGACGATGCGATGGCAGCAAACCCGGATGTTGTTGAAAAGATTCGCGGCGGCAAGGTCCAGGCAGCCGGCGCTCTCGTCGGTGCAGTCATGAAGACGACGCGCGGCCAGGCCGATGCTGGCAAGGTCCGCGAGATCATCATGTCGCGCTTCGAGTAA
- a CDS encoding Hsp20/alpha crystallin family protein, translating to MAKRNDPFHDLERMFSSSFTRPSVPGMPMDLIRTGDEYVAELDLPGVDPSTIDIDIDDRTLTIRAERKAREGEIEWLSKERPTGTFARQLTLGYGVAVDKIDANYTDGVLTLTFPVADEAKPRKIAVNANSESKTIDA from the coding sequence ATGGCAAAGCGAAACGATCCCTTCCACGACCTTGAGCGCATGTTCTCCTCGAGCTTTACGCGCCCGTCCGTCCCCGGTATGCCGATGGACCTGATCCGCACCGGTGACGAGTACGTGGCCGAGCTGGACCTGCCCGGCGTGGACCCCTCAACAATCGATATCGACATTGATGACCGCACCCTGACGATCCGCGCCGAGCGGAAGGCACGGGAGGGCGAGATCGAGTGGCTCTCCAAGGAGCGCCCGACGGGTACCTTCGCCCGCCAGCTCACCCTTGGCTACGGCGTCGCAGTCGACAAGATCGATGCCAACTACACCGACGGTGTTCTCACCCTGACCTTCCCGGTCGCCGATGAGGCCAAGCCCCGCAAGATCGCAGTGAACGCGAACAGCGAAAGCAAGACCATCGACGCGTAG
- the gatC gene encoding Asp-tRNA(Asn)/Glu-tRNA(Gln) amidotransferase subunit GatC — MSSFSTDEVARMASLARIALSKEEIERFAGELAAVADAVARVSEVATPEVPATSHPIPLTNVMREDEVVETLDREEFLAQAPASEDGRFLVPQILGEEA, encoded by the coding sequence ATGTCCTCTTTTTCTACTGACGAGGTCGCCCGCATGGCGTCGCTCGCACGCATAGCCCTGTCCAAGGAGGAGATCGAGCGTTTCGCTGGCGAACTGGCCGCTGTGGCCGATGCCGTTGCGCGGGTCTCCGAAGTTGCAACCCCCGAAGTTCCCGCCACCTCGCACCCGATTCCGCTGACGAACGTCATGCGTGAGGACGAGGTTGTCGAAACCCTCGACCGCGAGGAATTCCTCGCGCAGGCCCCGGCAAGCGAAGACGGACGGTTCCTCGTCCCGCAGATCCTGGGGGAGGAAGCATGA